One window from the genome of Desulforamulus ruminis DSM 2154 encodes:
- a CDS encoding DUF2634 domain-containing protein, protein MPSIFPTVPTEPLPVNELNQKPVAFGRSVRFDYDRGEFIMTPTGKIAGSTDTEAWMEWCQKALNTQRYRYLVYSRNYGQEYDELIGRHLTREGNESEMIRMTTECLMVDPRTASVQAFAFKWEEDRVYFTCEVVSVRGETGQINGEVKM, encoded by the coding sequence ATGCCCAGTATTTTTCCAACGGTGCCAACAGAGCCTCTGCCGGTTAACGAGCTGAATCAAAAACCGGTGGCCTTTGGCCGAAGCGTGCGATTCGATTATGACCGGGGAGAGTTCATTATGACCCCCACCGGGAAAATAGCCGGGAGCACCGATACCGAAGCCTGGATGGAATGGTGTCAAAAGGCCCTGAACACCCAGCGCTACCGGTATTTAGTGTACAGCAGAAACTACGGACAGGAATATGACGAGCTCATTGGCCGCCATTTAACTCGGGAGGGAAATGAAAGTGAAATGATCCGGATGACTACCGAGTGCCTAATGGTTGACCCGAGAACCGCCAGTGTGCAGGCCTTTGCCTTTAAATGGGAAGAGGACCGGGTGTATTTTACCTGTGAAGTAGTCAGCGTACGGGGAGAAACAGGTCAAATTAACGGGGAGGTGAAAATGTGA
- a CDS encoding XkdQ/YqbQ family protein: protein MMVNPGLNFYEVVLANQHFLREIVESITLKESLDEMAYSAEVKMVVTADFPGIQPGQEIRVSGVPFGGTSRVYLLQPGVVWEVESSNSGVKHLSVTVYDRTIYLAKSYEDYLFPAGQTASQRLRQYAADWGITLANVPETAVPLAKTGSRYRNNTIYNMIMSDLKETVEKGGEMYRPRMTPNGLELFKLGGNQEVWVLEPEQNVKDVTQRRSIDKAVTQVKVLGNAPEDRRSPVLAIVKGETEKYGTLQKIITESTITNAGEAKGKGEKHLAGLEETFDVTGIDINTIRAGDKVQFSGMELLVTSVKHELGNPGQMSLQLASPQDVRRRYYGSL, encoded by the coding sequence ATGATGGTAAACCCCGGTCTTAATTTTTACGAGGTGGTGCTGGCTAACCAGCATTTCCTGCGGGAGATTGTGGAAAGCATTACCTTGAAGGAGTCCCTGGACGAAATGGCCTACAGCGCTGAAGTTAAAATGGTGGTGACCGCGGATTTCCCCGGCATTCAACCGGGCCAGGAAATCAGGGTCTCCGGCGTTCCCTTTGGGGGCACCAGCCGGGTTTACCTGCTTCAGCCCGGGGTGGTATGGGAGGTGGAGAGCAGCAACAGCGGCGTTAAGCACCTTTCGGTGACGGTTTATGATCGCACCATTTACCTGGCCAAATCCTACGAGGATTATTTGTTTCCCGCCGGGCAGACCGCCAGCCAGAGACTCCGGCAGTATGCCGCCGACTGGGGCATTACCCTGGCCAACGTGCCCGAAACTGCGGTTCCTTTAGCAAAAACCGGCAGCCGGTACCGGAATAATACCATCTATAACATGATCATGTCCGACCTTAAAGAAACGGTGGAGAAGGGCGGGGAGATGTACCGGCCCCGCATGACTCCCAATGGACTGGAATTGTTTAAGCTGGGCGGCAATCAAGAGGTATGGGTGCTGGAACCGGAGCAAAATGTTAAGGATGTGACCCAGCGGCGCAGCATTGATAAGGCCGTAACTCAGGTAAAAGTCCTGGGCAACGCCCCGGAGGACCGGCGGAGCCCCGTACTGGCCATTGTGAAGGGGGAAACCGAAAAATACGGCACCCTGCAAAAAATTATTACCGAGAGTACCATTACCAATGCGGGAGAGGCCAAAGGCAAAGGGGAGAAACATCTGGCCGGCTTGGAGGAAACCTTCGACGTGACCGGCATCGACATCAATACCATCCGGGCCGGAGACAAAGTTCAGTTCAGCGGCATGGAGCTGCTGGTTACTTCGGTCAAGCACGAACTGGGCAATCCGGGCCAAATGTCCCTGCAACTGGCCTCTCCGCAGGATGTAAGGAGGCGGTACTATGGATCCCTATAA
- a CDS encoding LysM peptidoglycan-binding domain-containing protein gives MDIFLTDPAGGELHFPVNPEEIQIRTEKQLETVNIIQLGEIDLPSQEKVKEITFSSFFPKEYDSSFCRYTNIPDPGQAMAQLMAWTTGGSPIRLLITGTPINGQVLVSAYNGTFKGGEPGDIYFDLTCRTWRDIKVKTAAGPLLYSGAAAPTSNRPDEKPVPKKYTVKPGDSLWKIAQMQYGNAAKLNDIYEINQGIIGKDKNLIHPGMELIMP, from the coding sequence ATGGATATATTCCTGACCGATCCCGCCGGCGGGGAACTGCACTTTCCGGTAAACCCGGAGGAAATACAAATTAGAACTGAAAAACAGTTGGAAACAGTAAACATTATTCAACTGGGCGAGATTGATCTCCCCAGCCAGGAGAAGGTAAAGGAAATTACTTTCTCTTCTTTTTTTCCCAAAGAATACGATTCATCCTTTTGCCGCTACACGAATATTCCGGACCCCGGCCAGGCCATGGCCCAGCTTATGGCCTGGACCACCGGCGGCAGCCCCATCCGGCTGTTAATTACAGGGACGCCCATCAACGGCCAGGTCCTGGTATCGGCTTACAACGGTACCTTTAAGGGCGGCGAGCCGGGGGACATTTACTTTGATCTCACCTGCCGCACCTGGCGCGACATTAAAGTGAAAACCGCCGCAGGGCCCCTTTTGTATTCCGGGGCAGCCGCTCCAACAAGCAACCGGCCCGATGAAAAACCGGTGCCTAAAAAATATACCGTAAAGCCCGGAGACAGCTTGTGGAAGATTGCCCAAATGCAGTACGGCAATGCCGCAAAGCTAAATGACATCTATGAAATCAATCAAGGAATCATCGGTAAAGATAAAAATCTCATTCACCCGGGAATGGAGCTGATCATGCCATGA
- a CDS encoding phage tail assembly chaperone, whose protein sequence is MEIHNMTDEQVLDRLLDADKLPQKTVTLPRLGIPVTLQGLTGKQVSNIRERCTERSEKRGKVVERLDEEQFNAALISAATVKPNWGDPKLLSKFKASGPEEVVRRILLAGELAAVGDVVLDLSGFNVDLEELKNV, encoded by the coding sequence ATGGAAATCCACAACATGACCGATGAACAGGTTCTGGACAGGCTGCTGGATGCGGACAAACTGCCTCAAAAGACCGTTACCCTTCCCCGTTTGGGGATTCCGGTAACCCTGCAGGGATTAACGGGCAAGCAGGTGTCCAACATCCGGGAGCGCTGCACCGAACGCAGCGAGAAGCGCGGCAAGGTGGTTGAGCGGCTGGATGAAGAACAATTTAACGCCGCTCTGATATCCGCCGCCACCGTAAAACCCAATTGGGGAGATCCCAAATTACTGTCAAAATTTAAAGCCTCCGGTCCCGAGGAAGTGGTCAGACGAATCCTTTTGGCCGGGGAGTTAGCCGCTGTGGGCGATGTGGTTCTGGACCTAAGCGGCTTTAACGTGGACCTGGAAGAACTAAAAAACGTGTAA
- a CDS encoding phage tail tube protein, with translation MALDASRVILGTYGQVFIDGVWQTNVNHLEAKVAVEKRELNLSGDDWVRHKKGPKKGTGTMSGFKVTSGMLQRGFNKFELVSKLADPESYGHERVRLKNVMVDELQLANWTSGEEVKEEIPFTFEGYELLDPIVED, from the coding sequence ATGGCTTTAGATGCAAGCAGAGTAATCTTAGGAACCTATGGCCAGGTGTTTATTGACGGCGTATGGCAGACCAACGTCAATCATTTGGAGGCCAAGGTGGCCGTGGAAAAACGAGAATTAAACCTGTCCGGGGACGACTGGGTGCGCCATAAAAAGGGACCCAAAAAAGGAACCGGCACCATGAGCGGTTTTAAAGTTACCAGCGGCATGCTGCAGCGGGGTTTCAACAAATTCGAGCTGGTAAGCAAGCTGGCGGATCCGGAATCCTATGGACATGAAAGGGTCCGGCTGAAGAATGTAATGGTGGACGAACTCCAACTGGCCAACTGGACTTCCGGGGAAGAGGTAAAGGAAGAAATCCCCTTTACCTTTGAAGGCTATGAGCTGCTGGACCCCATCGTTGAAGATTAG